TTATTTCGGTAATATTTTATTTGAATTAGCAATTGCTCTCCCCATTGTAATTGGTATTTAGCGCTTTTTCGAGAGCGAGTGGCAGTTGGGCGGAGAGTCGCCAGTGAGTCTGGGaggcggggtaggggggtgggggggggggttcgaggAGCGGCGAGAGGTCAGTCGCGCTGCCACCAGGGGTCGGGGTGGACGTACGTCgcttcgctcgctgccaagtcgCTGCTTGGGTGTATGTCCTCGAGAAGTAAAGAGAATTTCCGATACCTAGCGTTTCCTTATAACTTCAGGAGGATAGAAAATggttgaaaaaaagaaggaaggggaggaagaaagggagtgggaaataTATCTATGACTTGGTACGTCAACTTACCTTATTTGGACGCATTCATTTCTTGAAACAAAGAGtcagaattattattttctcatttatctatcctttGTCTTTTTCAATTGTAAATATTTAGGCCGTGAGAGTCGAAATTCCTGTTTTGCGCCCACCGCCCACAGGTCCCGAAAATGCCCGTCAAAAAAATGTTCTTATATTCAATAAatttcattacccccccccccccaaaaaaaaaaaaaaaaaaaaatcgcagaacACTACAAACGCTTTATTCCCACGTATCACTCTTGTCATCACTAGTAACTATGAATAATAAGTGTTATGATTACCCACAAGAACTAAGACGATGATTTGATGACTTTGAAAAGCTGTTGTTCTCTTTAGATGTTTGTAGAaatgaatgatgaaaaaatagcctcatcagttttcatttttctttggacGCAAAATAGGAACTTTCATTCTTGTGGCTTTGTTATATTTATAATACTTGCATGGATGCGTTCATTTATTGACACTAAGGTTCAAAATTAGGCTAATATATTTTTtggagaaacacaaacacactaacctgGACGTTACTGTAATTTGTGTCAAGTCTTCTATGTTCGATTGTTATTTTGCTTCACTTCTAAATCCTGttcgatttttattttgtttcactgtttttttgtttttttgttttttttatcgataCAATGAAGGGTTCAAAATCTATAGCCATAACCGCCTATCATTATATTCACGATATATATTCCCTTATGTATttccctgcatctctctctcactctctttaacaTGCATGTGGTATTAACAGTCATGAATCATGAGGATTAAGATAAGCCATTTTTATATGTTGAGAAACTCGGGATATATCTTAATCAAAATATTCCTATTAGGGGGATGAAGACAGCTAATGCTTTTATGACCGTAcgtaaaagaaaatgggattttcTGTATCAACAATTACTTCGTTTAGTGTTTATTTCCATTAGGGATAAATTTCTCCTTATTTCGTCATCCGTCCAACATGATTCGCCCGAACAGCTGTATCAGAAATCTTCACACGGATCCCCAGCTGCGAAATCACGGAAGGAAAAGGAACGTGCGGGAGTGAAGAGTGGAGGCGCCAATCTCCTTATCAGCTGATGTTCTTGTAAATGCTTCCCGATAAGATTCGCTACCGAAGTCGTTGTCATTCATAGAGTATTTGAGTGGCATTAATGGAGTCTTTTGAAATAGGAGTTTAGAGTGTTAATGGAGAACATGACAGAGCGTTAGGATTGCATGGCGGGAAACTGCCATTCTGTTTACTCATAAATACCTGAAATATCAGTGATAAGATAACTTTCGTATCTCTTCGACATATTTTTACCTGACCGGAAACGTgctaaacaaaacgaaaatcatTCGTTTCGGAGCAAACCGACAGTAGGATAACCGATCGCCTCAAATCCGGCACTCTGGGAACCTGGCCGTTGCCGGATTAGAAATTTTCGAAACCTAGAATTACCAAAACACTTTACGTAAGACTTTATAGTTCACATGATGCTGTCATTTTCGTCGAGCTGCCTGAAACAGAGTGAATGTGTAGATAACaggaaagagataaatatgaggaagaagagaaataaagagaatgcgCGCCGAGCCGAGGCCACGAACACCCGTCGGACAAAGTGGAATTATACCGAAAAACTGAATTCCGGATTAAGGAGGTTTACCTTGCACAACACAGCCCTGTATACTGTGCTTATGCTAATTATTTATCTTGCAACATTCGAATGGTTCAATATGTCCCAACACATTCTTCTTACTCTGTCAAAATAAGATTTAACGGAAGTTTTAATCGAGGTCCTTGTCAACGGATTCTCTTGTGGTATCAACGGTCATAAATCATGAGAATTAAGATAAGCCATTTTTATCTGTTGAGAAACTCGGGATTTATCTTATCAAAATATTCATATTGGGGGATGAAGAATGCTAATACGAATCAAAAGACAATTTAAATCAGAAAATCGCTGGGCATGACTCATCGACTCTATTCAGTGATCTATAAGGccgattttcctttgtttttcatctcttattctttattcctcgttcattccccttcactcctccattAAGCGCTTTTCTACAGAAAAAGGATTTTTGAAATTAGCATATTCAGAAAATCTTAATTAGATAAACATATACTGTAAATAATcacaaataaagataagagaataaaaaatatgaaacaaggATAAATCAGAACGTGGAAGGGAGAATCAGGAGATTTTCCCGCCATGAACGAAGCAGAAGTCAGGCCGATCAGAACGCACGAAGGGAATCGAACGCCTCGCAACCACATTCCATGACTTCGAAAACTCTGTTGATGACGTCACTTTGGTCATGGAGAGAGGGTATCGAGGCAAAAGGTAGAGACCGCTGGCTTGGGGTTATATCTCCGGTTAAGCGAGGTCAATTTATCACCTTCAGTTTTGAACCGTATTtggtgttgacaaatgtggaaaggtatgaatgagaacgaatatcttcacaatacaagagatgtaaataaccggtttcgattatatcttcgtcagatatacatgtatttctgacgaagatataatcgaaaccggtcaaatacatctcttgtattgtgaagttatcgttctcattcatacctttccgcaCACCTTCCGTTTTATGAATAAACCCACGATATTCCGAAAATGTTAGGTATTTTTCACACCAATTCTCCGTCTAGCTTTAGGCAAGGAAGTACGTATCTTCcatggaaaataaagagagagataaaaatgtcttttcatatatatttcactttctcctcagttttaatttcttttataacATAAGCATTGACCTTCGTGATAGATATACCCAATGTGTTCTTTAAGGTTTTTAAGGTTTTCTTTGATGTTTTCGAACGGTCCAAGCATTGACCTTCGTGATAGAAATTCCTAATGTGTTCTTTAAGGTTTTTTAAGGTTTTCTTTAATGTTTTCGAACGTTGGCCGGTCCTTCCCGACGGTTTAAGAGTACGAAGATGTGCGTTTAATAGTTAAGACAAAGAATAGCAAGCGCAATTTCAAAGTTTTCGTCACATCTTACCAAGGCATTTTATTCCCCGCACCCACCTAGCAGATCTGTACCTCGACCGAGAGAATTTACGGCGAAGGTGATCAAACATTGAATCGACGACGACTTTGAGGTCCAGGTCGGGATCGACGACGACTTCGAGGTCCAGGTCGGGATCGACGACGACTTCGAGGTCCAGGTCGGGATCGACGACGACTTCGAGGTCCAGGTCGGGATCGACGACGACTTCGAGGTCCAGGTCGGGATCGACGACGACTTCGAGGTCCAGGTCGGGATCGACGACGACTTCGAGGTCCAGGTCGGGATCGACGACGACTTCGAGGTCCAGGTCGGGATCGACGACGACTTCGAGGTCCAGGTCGGGATCGACGACGACTTCGAGGTCCAGGTCGGGATCGACGACGACTTCGAGGTCCAGGTCGGGATCGACGACGACTTCGAGGTCCAGGTCGGGGGCGGAATTTCGTCGGTGTTCATCGAGAGACCCCGCCCATCCCCGTctactctcgttttctttctctttttctcttttgtaatcttttctttctcattatcttcttGTCGCGTTACCCCGTCCCTCCCCGTCtacccttgttttctttctctttttcttttttttaatcttttctttctcattatcttcttGTCGCattaccccgcccctccccgtctactcttgttttcttttttttctttttttgtaatcttgtctttctcattatcttcttgtcgcgtttcctctctctctacttttttttttttttaatcttttcgttCTCAAAATCTGCTTGTcgcatttcctctccccttttcctctcattttcttacttaatttcttttttttttgtagaccCTAAATTAACAAAAATGGAAATTTGATGAACATTTCCGTAGACTTCATCGAGTGAGAATGTCTTATTCGAGTGAAAACGGAACAAGAACGTTTCCAAAACTGTTTTTGATTCTCTCGCTACTTACACTACAACCGCTGCTATGACTATAATTCCCGATAACTGTATCTGCAATGTAACTGTATAATTGTATCTGCAACCGATAACTGTATCTGCATAACTGTAAGCtgcaaataatgtatataataatgtaaataactgTATCTGCATAACTGTTATCtgcaaataatgtatataataatgtaaataacagtATCTGTAACCGATGACTGTATCTGCAATGACGCCAATAGACGTGGTATTTAGTGAAGTTCATCATAACGATCATGATCAGTATGAAATGTGAGTCAAACGAGTGAAGAACTTGTTGTGAACATGTCGATTACACGTCCAAGATGAACGTGGACGTCTAGGTGATGGGAAGACATGCTGTAGACATGTCTTAgaccccctttcactctctctctctctctctctctctctctctctctctctctctctctctctctctctctctctctctctctctctctctctctctctcactctctctctctctctctctttctctctctctctctctctctccctccctctctctttctctctctctctctcctctctctctctctctctctctctctctctctctctctctctctctctctctctctctctctctctctctctctctctctctctctctctctctctctctctcttgtactttcTAATTCGCACTTAATACTTTTCGTGTCTCTCGCCTTCGAACGTTACAAAGACTAGAAAAGCTTAAACAGATTCACTTCACCAATCCAATATGACCTCGAAGGAAAATTTGTTATCTCAAGATAATTTTTCAGGATTTTTTCGTCATTCTCTTATGATAAGGAAAGTCACGTGAGTTTGTAATTCGTAATATCGTAATATAACATTCTGTACAAAAATCCCAACAACAGCTGTTGTAGAATACTTTTCGCAAGTGGAATAACTATAGTGGGTGAAAAGAAAAGTTGTCCTACTATCATATCTAGTTTATTAACAAATGGgataataaatactatatatagtttctaataaatagaacaaataaatagaaataaaacctaGGTTTTTTGTACTAATGAGGACTTGGAATTTCGCTCGAGTTCTCTGCTGAGGCTGAGCGTGTTCCCTTGAGCTGAAGCTCGACGGTCGAGGACGCCACTTCCCGTCCCCGGAGGAGCAGGACGCAGCTGTACACGCCGGCGACGTCTGGGCCGAAGGGCGCCACCACGAGGTACGACTGAGGGACGTGAGTGCCTCGGCCGAGGGCGAACAGCGGTGCCTCAGGATCCTGGCTGACGGAGCGTCCGTCGCTGTCCCTCCACGCCACCTGTCGGCAAAGATAGGAATTAGGCTTTGCGTTTTCGTGCTTGGACGTCTTTAGTAAGTACAGTGAAATCTCATAAGACTACAAATCATCGCGAtagtgtatgcttgtatgtacacccaacaacaaaagcggtgacgcctcgccagacctggcttggagggatcttgccctgaaaggaggcccacgtttaaacaacctggacatagttagtgTCCTAGTTACACTAgccaaagcaaggagtgagtgctTTGCCTTTTCAGTCCCAATGaagaggcgtcaccgcttttgttgttgggtgtaccaGCACGCATCAGCGGAATTCTTATTTAGAATAGCAAGTCTCGATACCTTTTCTACCATGTCAAGCACTTCCGAAAGGTTCATTATCCGAATCTTTTAATAAAGAGGCGCGCCTGGGCGCACTCACCTGGTATTCATGGAGGTCTAAGACGGGTTCCATTTCGGCCGTACAGACCACGAACGCCTTCTCCATGGGACGGATTTCAACCCGAGTTCCGTTCCGGATGACGGGAACGGCGGAGGAAGCCGCCCTTCCCGCAGGCGTCGGGACCGCCAGCGACGCCGCCAATAATGCCGCAAGGAGCAAGGGGACGCAGGAGCACCGAACCGCCATGCTCAGGGAGGAGTCTTAAGCTTGGTTCCCGGGGGCGAAGCAGGAGAGGAGTGAGCGCCATGGGCTCGCTCGACCCGCTTATAAGGCGTGACGTAGGTGTGACGTCACGGCATACATATGACGTCATTGTATTTTCAAAGATATGTGTTGACCggattttgttttcttgctttcgttttcttctcatttAGTATGAACGTTTTCCATAGGTGTATTGTGTTCCATGACGAGGGAAAACCAGGTAATAAAAACGACAGATGGAAGACATCTATATAAACCTTTTGTGCCGCGCCCTCCTTCTCGAATGATCTCGACCTTTTGTCCTTGGACGATGAAGGTCAACAGAAGCGACCTGGAAAGAATGAAAGGTAGAATGACACAACACGAGAACTGTTGGTCTTAAGAAACAAAATCATTGATGTGAAGAGAGTGGTTAGACGAAGGTGgctcagagaaaagaaaaaaatgactgaaAGAGCGTGAAGAAAGATGAATAGCACAGTAAACGGACAGGAGGGGGCATAGACAGCATACTAAACGGAAGGATCTTCAACCAGGGGGCATTTCAGCGTCCAAGAATCAATGCCTGTGAACACGAAGCACAATATGCATCACTTacgtccctttttctttttttttggcattttcatTTTCAGATCTCGGTTTTCTTATCATATACCTTCgcggaacagaggaagagaaggacaatcaaaagaacgaaagggaaggagaaagagaaaagaggtgaagaggaggaggaggagaaggaaagaggggagggtgaggggagaaagaaaggaaggaggaagagagatgaagagataaaagaaaaaaatatgagaaagacaAATAAGGGCGGACGAGAATAGAATGATTCAGGCAAGACAGACCGGATAATGAAGATTTTAGTGTCCTAATCAGAGAATTAGTGGAAAACGTATTGTATGAAATGCTCGTTCTTGGAAAAGGTGCTGTGATATGAGGTATGTGATATGAGGTGATATGAGGTGATATGAGCACGTGGCTCCCATCGCTGAAGGTTTTCTTATCTCTCATTCTGATGTCTGATGTGTAATTCAGATTTTGTAagcactctacacacacacacacacatatgcataaatatctataatctataatatCTCTGCTTTTCCATGTCTGtagttgtattatttatttatccaaaaTAAACTGTTTAAAATCAAttagtttatttaatttattattattgtattatttatttatccaaataaactgttcaaaatcaattagtttatttaatttattattattgtattatttatttatccaaaaTAAACTGTTTAAAATCAAttagtttatttaatttattattattgtattatttatttatccaaataaactgttcaaaatcaattagtttatttaatttattattattgtaatatttatttatccaaaataaactgttcaaaatcaattagtttatttaatttattattattgtaatatttatttatccaaaataaactgttcaaaatcaattagtttatttaatttatcattattgtaatatctatttatccaaaATAAACTGTTCAAAATCAATTAGTttatttaattcattattattgtaatatttattCATCCAAAATAAACTGTTCAAAATCAATTAGTttatttaattcattattattgtaatatttattCATCCAAAATAAACTGTTCAAAATCAATTAGTttatttaattcattattattgtaatatttatttatccaaaataaactgttcaaaatcaattagtttatttaatttattattattgtaatatttattCATCCAAAATAAACTGTTCAAAATCAATTATTTTATCTAAATGTTGCGTCATGTGGAGCTAAGGCAACAGTAACAAGGGTGATAATGACGAGAATAACTAGAACAATGATAAAAGCGATGATAGAGAGATATATCGACACCCGTTTGGATCACGTGTCGCTCGCTATCTTCGGGTGACTTATCTGAAAGCGTGGATGCATTTGGTGAGTTTATGAATGAACATTTAGCGCGAGTAATGTGTTCATAGTAAGTTCTAATCGTAATGCAATAATAATGCCGatacaccaatttttttttttttttttttttttactttttttttgtctaacttTTATTCGTAATACAATAACAGTTCCAAtactactttcatttttttttatttctttttttatctatttatttatttagttagttatttttGTCTAACTTCTAAtcgtaatacaataataatgccgatacacttcaatttttttttttttttttttttttttttctaacttctaatcgtaatacaataataatgccaatactgttttcttttttcttttcttttttttactttttttctaacttctaatcgtaatacaataataatgccaatactcttttgttttttcttttcttttttttactttttttctaacttctattcgtaatgaaataataatgccaatactccttttttttttttttttttttttttttttgtctaacttTTAATCGTAATATAATAACAGTTCCAAtactcctttcatttttttatttctttttttatctatttatttattcatttacttattttgtctAACTTCTAATCGTAATACAAAAACAATTCCAatactcttttcattctttttcttttcctatttctttatttatttatttatctatttatttatttatttttgtctaacTTCTAATCGTAATACAATAACAATTCcaataatcttttcttttcctttttttcttttttttttttcttttttttttttttctttcacttcgcaAGACGTCAAGTCAAGAATctgattttaaaaaaaaaaataagattaagccCACGACTGATGTGGCTTAAGGAAGATGTGTTAAGGacgtgttttctttgtctcttccttccctccctctctctccctccttctcctcctttctttataatTCTCACACGTCTCTCCTTGctgctctctcccattttcttaatctcttccctccctctcgctccctccttctcctcctttctttatgaTTCTCGCGCGTCTCTCCTTGctgctctctcccattttcttaatctcttccctccctctcgctccctccttctcctcctctctttataatTCTCACGCGTCTCTCCTTGctgctctctcccattttcttaatctcttccctccctctcgctccctccttctcctcctctctttataatTCTCACGCGTCTCTCCTTGctgctctctcccattttcttaatctcttccctccctctcgctccctccttctcctcctctctttatgaTTCTCGCGTCTCTCCTTGctgctctctcccattttcttaatcccttccctccctctccctccctccttttcctcctctctttataaTTCTCGCGTCTCTCCTTGctgctctctcccatt
The DNA window shown above is from Penaeus vannamei isolate JL-2024 chromosome 29, ASM4276789v1, whole genome shotgun sequence and carries:
- the LOC113825391 gene encoding uncharacterized protein; translated protein: MAVRCSCVPLLLAALLAASLAVPTPAGRAASSAVPVIRNGTRVEIRPMEKAFVVCTAEMEPVLDLHEYQVAWRDSDGRSVSQDPEAPLFALGRGTHVPQSYLVVAPFGPDVAGVYSCVLLLRGREVASSTVELQLKGTRSASAENSSEIPSPH